One part of the Pseudoalteromonas ulvae UL12 genome encodes these proteins:
- a CDS encoding tyrosine-type recombinase/integrase codes for MRVYKHIIKQELNCSLNFVRSKRQSKLPIVMTPEEVKLLMSHLGKRYYLIAGLMYGSGLRVMKAVQLRVQDIDFDYKCVRVWNGKGNKHRIVTLAAELFPLLRNQIHQVDEYLKLDLQNPTFAHKYMTPINILLILNSLH; via the coding sequence ATGCGCGTGTATAAACACATTATTAAACAAGAGCTCAATTGCTCGTTGAACTTTGTGAGGAGTAAACGTCAGTCAAAACTTCCGATCGTGATGACACCCGAAGAGGTCAAACTGCTTATGTCGCATTTGGGCAAACGCTATTATTTAATTGCAGGATTAATGTATGGTAGTGGTTTACGAGTGATGAAAGCTGTCCAGCTTAGGGTTCAAGATATTGATTTTGACTATAAGTGTGTCCGTGTTTGGAACGGCAAAGGTAACAAACACAGAATAGTCACCTTGGCAGCTGAGCTATTTCCATTACTTAGAAATCAAATCCATCAGGTAGACGAATACTTAAAACTCGACCTACAAAACCCAACGTTTGCGCATAAATACATGACACCCATAAATATCTTATTGATTTTAAATAGTTTGCATTAA
- a CDS encoding glyoxalase superfamily protein: MDFQTIPIIRIFDEERAKEFYLGFLGMTLDWEHRFEQDYPIYIQASKGNLVLHLSEHSGDCTPGSKVFVNVSDLDALFQEITSRPYKYSKPSIEQAPWGGRCFTVIDPFSNKVLFNEQKNT; the protein is encoded by the coding sequence ATGGATTTTCAAACTATACCAATAATTAGAATATTTGATGAAGAGAGGGCCAAAGAATTTTATTTGGGTTTTTTGGGTATGACCTTAGATTGGGAGCACCGATTTGAGCAGGACTACCCAATTTATATTCAGGCTTCAAAAGGAAATCTCGTTCTTCATCTTAGTGAGCATTCTGGTGATTGTACGCCGGGCAGCAAAGTCTTTGTAAATGTCAGCGATCTTGATGCATTGTTCCAAGAAATAACTTCACGGCCTTATAAATACAGCAAGCCCTCAATTGAGCAGGCACCTTGGGGTGGTCGTTGTTTTACGGTCATTGATCCATTTTCAAACAAAGTATTGTTCAATGAGCAGAAAAACACATAA
- a CDS encoding IS110-like element ISPtu2 family transposase, which produces MKTNTNQNINVGVDTGKFQLDIYIRPLDIYFTVKNDEKGIAEAIKKIKIHSPKRIIIEATGRLEMPFIIACAKANLPFVIANPIHIKRFAGAIGQRAKTDKLDAQLIAHYGEAIKPTLSTLKPDIMQIMSDLVARRNQLLVMQTMEKNRLQILPKELISTIKPILTAFKNQIEKIENKILKLIESCPEYSAKNTILQSMKGIGKIAAASIISNLPELGYMSNKEAGALVGVAPMNRESGRYKGLRKIQGGRHQVRTVLYMAMMSAIQSNPVFKSTYQRLVAAGKPKKVALIACVRKMIVILNSMLRDGVMWEAPKV; this is translated from the coding sequence ATGAAAACAAATACTAATCAAAACATTAATGTCGGTGTCGATACCGGCAAATTTCAACTCGATATTTATATTCGCCCTCTTGATATCTATTTCACCGTTAAGAACGATGAAAAAGGGATTGCTGAGGCAATTAAAAAAATCAAAATTCACTCTCCAAAACGTATCATTATTGAAGCCACTGGCCGCCTTGAAATGCCCTTTATTATTGCATGTGCAAAGGCCAATTTACCCTTTGTCATTGCCAACCCAATACACATAAAACGCTTTGCTGGCGCCATTGGTCAACGCGCTAAAACCGACAAGCTAGATGCACAGTTGATTGCACATTATGGCGAAGCAATTAAACCCACACTCTCCACCCTAAAGCCTGACATCATGCAGATTATGAGTGATTTGGTTGCCAGAAGAAATCAGCTGTTAGTCATGCAAACGATGGAAAAAAACCGCCTGCAAATTTTACCAAAAGAGCTGATTTCAACCATCAAACCTATTTTAACAGCCTTTAAAAATCAGATTGAAAAAATTGAAAATAAAATTCTAAAACTCATTGAATCATGCCCTGAATATTCAGCCAAAAACACGATTCTGCAAAGCATGAAAGGCATTGGTAAAATTGCCGCTGCTTCCATCATCAGCAACTTACCTGAGCTTGGCTATATGTCGAATAAAGAAGCCGGTGCATTGGTTGGCGTTGCACCTATGAATCGTGAAAGTGGCCGCTATAAAGGGCTTCGGAAAATTCAAGGTGGGCGACATCAAGTGCGCACCGTTTTATACATGGCGATGATGTCAGCCATCCAATCAAACCCTGTTTTTAAATCAACTTATCAGCGATTAGTTGCTGCTGGGAAACCAAAAAAAGTAGCGCTTATTGCGTGTGTCAGGAAGATGATTGTGATCTTAAATTCGATGCTCAGAGACGGGGTGATGTGGGAAGCGCCAAAAGTTTAA
- a CDS encoding SdpI family protein, with the protein MESNKEKELATVKTAMTVLGYVISAIFIVLGLPLVLELIEPNSAYGVRTAQALSDEHAWYHLNSIGGWGMIVSGLISFITIRTLKNNENLELVKSIVAISCAPALFPIVILGCTYLFMM; encoded by the coding sequence ATGGAATCAAATAAAGAAAAAGAATTAGCTACAGTAAAAACTGCAATGACAGTTTTGGGTTATGTTATCAGTGCTATTTTCATTGTTTTAGGACTGCCTTTAGTATTAGAGCTAATTGAACCTAACTCCGCATATGGCGTAAGAACAGCTCAAGCTTTATCGGATGAACATGCTTGGTATCACCTTAACTCAATAGGTGGGTGGGGAATGATTGTTTCTGGTTTAATAAGCTTTATTACAATCCGAACATTAAAAAACAATGAAAACCTAGAATTAGTAAAATCTATCGTTGCGATCAGTTGTGCGCCAGCCTTATTTCCAATAGTTATTTTAGGTTGTACGTACTTATTCATGATGTAA
- the nhaR gene encoding transcriptional activator NhaR: MVTNINYNHLYYFWQVSRCGGIAAASKVLHLTPQTISAQISQLEQRLGKPLFIRQGRGMHLTEFGQITQQYANDMFAIAEEWLETTQGDLSHLSKTLKVGISDVLPKSLVSKWLAPLIDNERISNLHCIDGQQDELLAQMATHKLDLVLADKPLDNSLPFKAFCHEIGKSQLAFFGNKEWHQQLSPNFPSSLHNQPVVLPAKGSPVSRAIYYWLQELDIEISVAGHVDDSALMKALGEQGFGIFPAPILVKAEIERHYDVHFIGTIDNAFQHYYAFTPDRLIKDSIYSEFVKHAQMNQ, encoded by the coding sequence ATGGTTACCAATATCAACTACAATCATCTGTATTATTTTTGGCAAGTGAGCCGTTGTGGCGGCATTGCTGCAGCCAGCAAAGTACTGCACTTAACACCACAAACCATCAGTGCCCAAATCAGTCAGTTAGAGCAACGCTTAGGTAAACCTTTATTTATTCGACAAGGTCGCGGCATGCACTTAACCGAATTTGGCCAAATCACCCAACAGTATGCCAACGATATGTTTGCGATTGCCGAAGAATGGCTCGAAACCACCCAAGGTGATCTCAGTCACCTATCCAAAACCCTCAAAGTAGGCATTTCTGACGTCTTACCAAAATCACTGGTTTCTAAGTGGTTAGCACCGTTAATCGACAACGAACGCATCAGTAACTTGCATTGCATTGATGGCCAACAAGATGAACTATTAGCTCAAATGGCGACCCATAAACTCGATTTGGTACTTGCAGACAAACCCCTTGATAACTCGTTGCCCTTTAAAGCGTTTTGTCATGAAATTGGTAAAAGTCAGCTCGCTTTTTTTGGCAACAAGGAGTGGCATCAACAACTGAGCCCCAATTTTCCCTCATCCTTACACAATCAGCCTGTGGTTCTTCCAGCAAAAGGCAGCCCGGTTAGCCGCGCTATTTATTATTGGTTACAAGAATTAGATATCGAGATCTCGGTAGCAGGTCACGTTGATGACAGCGCCTTAATGAAAGCACTCGGCGAACAAGGGTTTGGTATTTTTCCAGCGCCCATACTGGTTAAAGCTGAAATCGAGCGTCATTATGATGTGCACTTCATTGGCACCATCGATAACGCGTTTCAACATTACTATGCCTTCACCCCCGACAGGTTAATTAAAGACAGCATTTACTCAGAGTTTGTTAAGCATGCACAAATGAATCAATGA